A genomic region of Nostoc sp. UHCC 0702 contains the following coding sequences:
- a CDS encoding EAL domain-containing protein: MSQKSSIFQTCACYHVARCHIGEAGRLFLWFPVPHTLTKVRSYLQKFAIEYELMQGRPGMSLNCKAGQAKEIARNLAQILAPRELTETQVLFIRGAIQPQLQDFSDIASLQRFIKFNQSEWLVEMLARERFTNYFQPIVSINDTSQIYGYESLLRGLDEQGNLVFPGPMLELASEVGLLPQLDRLARLGTITQASRHQLKGQIFINFAPMALYDPAFCLRSTVEAIDLAGISHERVIFEFVESDNPQDINHLKAVLQYYRDRGFLVALDDLGSGNSSLNLLHHLRPDFIKLDIGLIRDVHQDPYKAAITEKLLEITQKLNIQTVAEGIECIEELKWLRERGATFAQGHLIAGASAVPVTATPKIDTSALITSAHFPQVGQRVQHQTESERIIAVVTQRIRQSLELNEILQTTATELRRLFEVDRVLIYQFAPDWSGSVAVESLAQGCMSILGFDVMDTCFQSTHAAYYQQGNSRAIEDIETAGLSRCHLNMLRSLQIRANLVVPILQQDRLWGLLIAHQCRNARQWQQSEINLFNQLASQAAIAIQQSELYHQLQLANQELQRLASLDGLTQLANRRCFDDTLNAQWQLLTREQASLSLILCDVDCFKLYNDTYGHLAGDDVIRQVAKAISVTVKHPADLVARYGGEEFAVILPNTDAAGAIAVAKDIQSHVSALQLPHLNSQVSEFITLSIGVATITPHSQLSPVTLIAAADQGLYQAKARGKNCVVQFDCDHPGGK; the protein is encoded by the coding sequence AGACTCTTTCTCTGGTTCCCTGTTCCACATACCTTGACAAAAGTCAGATCCTACTTACAAAAGTTCGCTATTGAGTATGAACTGATGCAAGGGCGACCAGGTATGAGTTTGAATTGTAAAGCAGGACAAGCCAAAGAAATAGCCCGTAACCTGGCTCAAATACTTGCACCCAGAGAATTAACAGAGACGCAAGTCCTTTTCATTCGAGGCGCTATCCAACCTCAACTCCAAGATTTTAGTGATATCGCCTCATTGCAACGCTTCATTAAGTTCAACCAGTCTGAGTGGTTGGTGGAAATGCTGGCAAGGGAACGATTTACTAATTATTTCCAACCGATTGTCTCAATTAACGATACATCCCAAATTTATGGATATGAATCACTGTTGCGGGGACTGGATGAACAAGGCAATTTAGTTTTCCCAGGGCCAATGCTGGAGTTAGCAAGCGAGGTGGGACTTTTGCCACAACTCGACCGACTTGCACGCCTGGGCACCATCACTCAAGCCTCCCGCCATCAACTTAAGGGGCAGATCTTCATTAATTTTGCACCAATGGCACTTTATGACCCCGCTTTTTGCCTTCGCAGTACTGTGGAGGCAATTGATCTTGCAGGTATTTCTCATGAACGGGTTATTTTTGAATTTGTGGAGTCAGACAATCCTCAAGACATAAACCATCTCAAGGCGGTGCTTCAATACTACCGCGATCGCGGGTTTTTAGTAGCCCTTGATGACCTCGGTTCTGGCAATTCCAGCCTCAACTTGTTGCATCACTTACGCCCAGACTTTATCAAGTTGGACATAGGGTTAATTCGAGATGTACATCAAGACCCGTACAAAGCTGCCATTACCGAGAAGCTTCTAGAAATTACTCAAAAGTTAAATATCCAAACCGTTGCTGAAGGAATTGAGTGTATTGAGGAACTGAAGTGGCTGCGAGAACGAGGTGCAACTTTTGCTCAAGGGCATTTGATTGCTGGGGCGAGTGCGGTGCCTGTGACTGCAACTCCTAAAATTGATACAAGCGCCCTAATAACATCGGCACATTTTCCGCAGGTTGGGCAGCGTGTCCAACACCAAACTGAGTCCGAGCGAATTATAGCTGTTGTGACGCAGCGTATCCGACAATCGTTGGAATTAAACGAGATTTTGCAAACCACAGCAACCGAACTGCGACGACTGTTTGAGGTAGACCGAGTGCTGATCTATCAGTTTGCGCCAGACTGGAGTGGGTCGGTGGCTGTAGAGTCCTTAGCACAAGGGTGCATGTCGATTCTGGGATTTGACGTGATGGATACATGTTTTCAATCTACCCATGCGGCTTATTATCAACAAGGCAATTCTAGAGCCATTGAAGACATTGAAACAGCAGGATTATCGCGGTGTCATCTTAACATGCTGCGGAGTTTGCAAATCCGGGCTAACTTGGTAGTACCCATCTTACAGCAAGACCGTTTATGGGGACTATTGATTGCTCACCAATGCCGTAACGCTAGACAATGGCAGCAATCGGAGATTAACTTGTTTAACCAGTTAGCATCTCAAGCTGCGATCGCTATTCAACAATCAGAACTTTACCACCAATTACAACTAGCAAACCAGGAATTACAGCGTCTTGCTTCTTTGGATGGTCTGACTCAACTGGCAAATCGACGCTGTTTTGATGATACTTTGAATGCACAGTGGCAACTGTTGACACGAGAACAAGCCTCGCTATCTCTGATTTTGTGTGATGTAGATTGCTTTAAGCTTTACAATGATACTTATGGACATTTGGCAGGAGATGATGTTATCAGACAGGTTGCCAAGGCCATCTCTGTGACAGTGAAACATCCTGCTGATTTGGTTGCTCGTTATGGTGGAGAAGAGTTTGCAGTAATTTTACCCAATACAGATGCCGCAGGGGCGATTGCAGTTGCAAAAGATATTCAGAGTCATGTTAGTGCATTACAACTGCCTCATCTGAATTCTCAAGTCAGTGAATTCATTACCTTAAGTATTGGCGTAGCAACCATTACTCCTCATAGCCAATTATCTCCTGTAACTTTAATTGCTGCGGCTGACCAAGGACTCTACCAGGCAAAAGCACGAGGAAAAAATTGTGTGGTGCAA